The following nucleotide sequence is from Jatrophihabitans sp..
GCTCCGGCGCCGAAGACCACCGCGCAGGTCAATGCCAAGCTGCATGATCTGGCCAAGTCCAGCGAGAAGTTGGCCGAGCAACTGAACCAGGCCCACATCGACGTCCGGACCGCCCAGCGAGCAGCTGCCCAGGCGACCCGGACCGCGGCCGCCGCCCAGGCCCAGGCACGCACCGCTCAGCGACTGCTGGCCACCTCGCTGGCCTCGCAGTACAAGGCGGCCTCGTTCAGCCGCACGGCCGCTCTGCTGGCCAGCAGCTCCACCGACGGCTACCTGCAGACGATCCAGTCGATGAACCTGTTGACCCAGCACCAGAGCGCGGTCTCCCTCACCGCGACCAAGGCGATCGCGACCTCGAACGCGGCCGCGGCGCGGGCCAAGGCCGCGGTTGCCACAGCCGTCGAGAAGCGGGCCCTGATCGCCAAGCGGCAGGCCGAGCTCAACCAGCAGGTGCGCAAGTACAAGAGCCTGCTGGCCACCTTGACCGCTGCCGAGCGGGCGAAGTACTACAACCCGGTTCCGCAGCCGTCGGCGGCAGTCGTCGCGCAGGTGGTGACCCGAGCGGTCACCCAGGCAGCACCGTTGGCCGCTGCTGCTCCTGCTCCTCAGACGGCGCCCGCGCCGGCTCGTTCGGCCTCTCGTGGCGCCGGCGCGGCCATCTCCGAGGCTCGCGCCCAGCTCGGCAAGCCTTACCAGTGGGGCGGCAGTGGACCGGGCAGCTTCGACTGCTCTGGCCTGACCGCCTGGGCCTGGCGCGCCGGGGGCGTCAGCCTGCCGCACAACGCCGCGGCGCAGCAGGGCAGCGGCACGCCGGTGGGTCGCAGCGACCTCCAGCCCGGTGACCTGGTGTTCTTCGGATCTCCGGCCTACCACGTGGGGCTCTACGTCGGTGACGGCATGA
It contains:
- a CDS encoding NlpC/P60 family protein — encoded protein: MTAPLAAQAVPHPQAPAPKTTAQVNAKLHDLAKSSEKLAEQLNQAHIDVRTAQRAAAQATRTAAAAQAQARTAQRLLATSLASQYKAASFSRTAALLASSSTDGYLQTIQSMNLLTQHQSAVSLTATKAIATSNAAAARAKAAVATAVEKRALIAKRQAELNQQVRKYKSLLATLTAAERAKYYNPVPQPSAAVVAQVVTRAVTQAAPLAAAAPAPQTAPAPARSASRGAGAAISEARAQLGKPYQWGGSGPGSFDCSGLTAWAWRAGGVSLPHNAAAQQGSGTPVGRSDLQPGDLVFFGSPAYHVGLYVGDGMMIHAPTTGDVVKMSSLSYMSEYSGAVRVG